The following proteins are encoded in a genomic region of Drosophila willistoni isolate 14030-0811.24 chromosome 3R, UCI_dwil_1.1, whole genome shotgun sequence:
- the LOC6649480 gene encoding cytochrome P450 6d5-like, whose product MIFIFLVITATSLLYVYLKWTFSYWERNGFPSTGTSIPFGTLDAVCRGKRSFGMAIYDMYLSCKDPLVGIYLSLRPALLVRDAQLAHDMLVKDFASFHDRGVYVDEKKDPMSAGLFALKGTDWKTMRHKLSPSFTTGKLKAMFSTSEAVGDKLVAHLNAKLPQEGSMEIDIKKLMSIYAIDIIGSTIFGLDVDSFADPKNEFYSISKTVNRPIFKDIIRGTSSFLYPKLEKFFVAIGWKQESLEDMKDLVNRTIVFREQNNVIRRDMLQLLLQLRNTGSISSDDNMWSAEKNQSNYLKTLSNDLIAGQLFLFFVAGYETTASTAAFTLYEMAQNPDVLAKAQENIQRTLEKHDGKLTYDAIQDMQYLELCLKETARKYPALPLLNRECTKDYEVAGGKLIIKQGTPIIISLIGLHRDEEYFPDPLRYFPERFTEEHMNHNPAAYMPFGEGPRQCIAARMGKVNAKIALVKILINYNLETLPEKREIEFSNHGVPLIAKGGVPVKLSQKVGKFA is encoded by the exons atgatttttattttcctcgTGATAACGGCAACTAGTTTGCTCTATGTCTATCTGAAATGGACATTTAGCTACTGGGAACGTAATGGATTTCCTTCGACTGGCACTAGCATACCCTTTGGAACCTTGGATGCAGTATGTCGTGGGAAAAGATCCTTTGGCATGGCCATCTATGACATGTATCTGTCTTGCAAGGATCCTTTGGTTGGGATTTATCTCAGTCTTCGACCCGCTTTATTAGTACGTGATGCTCAATTGGCCCATGATATGTTGGTCAAGGACTTTGCCAGTTTCCACGATCGTGGAGTTTATGTGGACGAGAAGAAGGATCCCATGTCAGCGGGACTTTTCGCTTTAAAGGGTACAGATTGGAAGACAATGCGGCATAAATTAAGTCCCTCCTTTACCACGGGAAAGTTGAAAGCAATGTTTTCCACTTCCGAAGCCGTGGGAGATAAATTGGTAGCTCATTTGAATGCGAAGCTCCCTCAAGAAGGCAGCATGGAAATCGATATCAAGAAGCTAATGTCCAT CTATGCCATTGACATAATTGGATCAACAATTTTCGGCCTAGATGTGGACAGTTTTGCAGATCCAAAGAATGAATTCTATTCCATTAGCAAAACTGTAAATAGACCAATTTTTAAGGATATTATTCGAGGAACTTCATCATTTCTATATCCCAA ATTGGAAAAGTTTTTCGTGGCTATTGGTTGGAAACAAGAATCCCTAGAAGACATGAAGGATCTGGTAAACCGGACCATCGTTTTCAGGGAACAAAACAATGTGATTAGGCGTGATATGCTGCAGTTGCTCCTTCAGTTACGCAACACGGGATCCATCAGCAGTGACGACAACATGTGGTCGGCCGAAAAGAATCAATCTAATTACCTTAAAACGCTTTCGAATGACCTAATAGCTGGACAACTATTCTTGTTCTTCGTGGCCGGCTATGAGACGACTGCATCAACGGCGGCTTTTACCCTGTACGAGATGGCCCAAAACCCTGACGTCTTAGCCAAGGCTCAGGAGAATATACAACGCACGCTTGAGAAGCATGATGGAAAATTGACCTATGATGCCATACAGGATATGCAATATCTGGAACTCTGTCTCAAAG AAACCGCTCGTAAATATCCCGCCCTCCCTCTGCTTAATCGCGAATGTACAAAGGATTATGAAGTAGCCGGAGGCAAATTGATTATTAAACAAGGCACTCCCATTATAATTTCATTGATTGGTCTACATCGCGATGAGGAATACTTTCCAGATCCTCTGAGATACTTTCCCGAACGTTTTACCGAGGAGCATATGAACCACAATCCAGCTGCTTATATGCCTTTCGGCGAAGGACCACGACAATGTATCG CTGCCCGTATGGGAAAGGTGAATGCCAAAATCGCATTGGTTAAAATTCTCATAAATTACAATCTTGAAACGCTTCCGGAGAAGcgtgaaattgaattttcaaatCACGGTGTTCCCCTCATTGCTAAGGGTGGTGTTCCCGTCAAATTGTCCCAGAAAGTTGGCAAGTTTGCCTAG